A single genomic interval of Granulicella tundricola MP5ACTX9 harbors:
- a CDS encoding carboxypeptidase-like regulatory domain-containing protein: MLALPCCRAAFGSDASGAPVFRISGIVLNSRDGSPVARCRVSADQVGSAARADRPSQQSAPGVARRGPGQQRSFGLGRGQNNVAPQGAQDAVVTDARGNFSLTVSHAGMWRVTAAARGFHSQAYEEHEGYSTAIALTAAVPDMALSFRINPDAVITGIVFDEAGEPVRQAQVSVETLGVKEAGRAPANQAAGFAQTDDRGHYEISSLTACDYHLSVQAHPWYAAGTSGRAVASDPSLDVVYPATWFPAALDAASAETIHLRPGEERQADVHLTPLPSVHLKIPRNDANLPAGSEPRGIRPPMISSISNSGAFIGMPQVTTSATEWDMGGLAPGTYQVRVPGALGETPSLVQLKIGPGSSTVIGLEGASAPSKVSISIDGVPDRTVERVILTDVDSGQTYVSNIHRKGRGPNIQSDSDSVDDDVEEGVRSILVPPHQYEVSLVGSDGVFLTGIQATGAQVNGRTVEVMGAASSLIIHAATGRAEVTGVVSQSGKPASSVVVLLVPSTFGQPNNLTDVGRDQTNTDGSFILQNVIPGQYILVAIDHGWEVNWHDPTTLARYLSAGTPVLVKASAHLHQDIEASLP; this comes from the coding sequence ATGCTAGCTCTTCCCTGCTGCCGAGCGGCCTTTGGCTCGGACGCGTCCGGCGCGCCCGTCTTCCGTATCTCCGGCATCGTCCTGAACAGTCGAGACGGCTCACCGGTCGCTCGCTGTCGTGTCTCCGCGGATCAGGTCGGCTCGGCAGCCCGAGCGGATCGTCCCTCCCAGCAATCCGCCCCCGGTGTCGCTCGCAGAGGTCCAGGCCAGCAGCGCAGCTTCGGTCTCGGAAGAGGTCAGAATAACGTCGCACCACAAGGAGCGCAAGACGCCGTGGTAACAGACGCTCGCGGTAACTTCAGCCTGACCGTCTCGCACGCCGGCATGTGGCGCGTCACAGCCGCAGCCCGAGGCTTCCATAGCCAGGCTTATGAAGAGCACGAGGGTTACTCCACCGCAATCGCCCTCACAGCGGCGGTCCCAGACATGGCTCTCAGCTTCCGTATCAACCCGGACGCGGTCATCACCGGCATCGTCTTCGACGAGGCTGGCGAACCAGTACGCCAGGCTCAGGTGAGCGTCGAAACGCTGGGAGTGAAAGAGGCCGGAAGAGCCCCGGCCAATCAGGCGGCTGGCTTCGCCCAGACGGATGATCGCGGCCACTACGAAATATCCAGCCTCACGGCGTGCGACTACCACCTCAGCGTTCAGGCCCACCCCTGGTACGCTGCCGGAACGAGCGGGAGGGCCGTCGCCTCGGACCCGTCGCTTGACGTGGTCTATCCTGCAACATGGTTTCCTGCCGCCCTTGACGCAGCCTCCGCAGAGACGATCCACCTGCGACCCGGCGAAGAACGTCAGGCAGACGTCCATCTCACTCCACTGCCGTCCGTCCATCTGAAGATCCCACGCAACGACGCCAATCTCCCGGCCGGCAGCGAGCCGCGCGGCATTCGTCCACCCATGATCTCCTCCATCTCCAACTCGGGTGCCTTCATCGGTATGCCCCAGGTCACGACCAGCGCGACCGAGTGGGATATGGGCGGCCTTGCCCCGGGAACCTACCAGGTCCGGGTACCAGGAGCGTTAGGCGAGACCCCTAGCCTCGTTCAACTGAAGATTGGCCCTGGGTCCTCCACAGTAATCGGCCTTGAAGGAGCCTCCGCGCCTTCCAAGGTCTCCATCTCGATCGATGGCGTCCCGGATCGCACCGTAGAACGCGTGATCTTGACCGACGTCGACAGCGGTCAGACCTACGTCTCCAACATTCATCGCAAAGGCAGAGGACCAAACATCCAGTCCGACTCAGACAGCGTGGACGACGACGTAGAGGAGGGAGTACGGTCGATCCTTGTGCCGCCCCATCAGTACGAGGTCTCGCTCGTAGGCTCAGACGGTGTCTTCCTCACCGGCATCCAGGCGACCGGAGCCCAGGTCAACGGACGGACAGTGGAAGTCATGGGTGCAGCTTCAAGCCTCATCATCCACGCCGCGACCGGACGCGCAGAGGTCACCGGCGTGGTAAGCCAGTCAGGGAAACCGGCCTCCAGCGTCGTGGTGCTTCTGGTTCCAAGCACCTTCGGGCAGCCGAACAATCTCACCGACGTCGGCCGCGACCAGACCAACACCGATGGAAGCTTCATCCTCCAGAACGTGATCCCCGGACAGTACATTCTCGTAGCCA